The genomic region CTCCACGTGCACCACCCCGCGGTCGTCCTTGGACCTGGACTCCCACTTGTCCAGCACCACGGTCTCGCCGTAGACGGTGTCGCCGTGAAAGGTCGGCGCGACGTGCCGCAGCGACTCGATCTCAAGGTTCGCGATCGCCTTGCCGCTCACGTCCGGCACCGACATGCCGAGCAGGATCGAGTAGATGTAATTGCCGACCACAACGTTCTTGCCGAACTGCGTGGTCTGCTCGGCGTAGTGCGAGTCCAGGTGCAGCGGGTGGTGGTTCATCGTGAGCAGGCAGAACAGGTGGTCGTCGTACTCGGTCACCGTCTTGCCGGGCCAGTGCTTGTAGACCGCGCCGACCTCGAACTCCTCGTAACTGCGCCCGAACTGCATCCGTGCTCCTTCCGTTCCGGC from Kribbella flavida DSM 17836 harbors:
- a CDS encoding MaoC family dehydratase → MQFGRSYEEFEVGAVYKHWPGKTVTEYDDHLFCLLTMNHHPLHLDSHYAEQTTQFGKNVVVGNYIYSILLGMSVPDVSGKAIANLEIESLRHVAPTFHGDTVYGETVVLDKWESRSKDDRGVVHVETKGYKQDGTVVCVFKRKVMVPKNSYLEARGGEQPGRPTPLS